AATAGagattaatttgtttaaaatctTCAGTTTCTGATGATCCAACAGCTGTGCGCTATTATAACGACTAAGAAAATATTCTACAATTTTGACGGAGTGGAGTTGTGTTATGTTTGGCAAATTTGCTATTATGcaaatcatcatcaattCTTTAAATCCATCAAATCTACAATCTAtgaaataatcaataaGCAACCCAGCATATTCATCTCTAATTCCATTCAATATGCACTTATAAATGCAAAGGGCCAAGTTCTTGTTACTAGGACCATGCTTGGTGTTATTTATTGCtgattttatatccaaTATCGGTAGGACTTTCTTGGGTATATATTTTAGAAGACAAGATAACTGTTCCACATTAcattgtttaattatacaatcaatTGGCAGCAGAGAAAGGTTATGCAATGCACCATTGttacataatttaattatcaagTTAAGACCCACATCGTtagaaattgatgaatcTGTTTCAATCCTTCTCTTTAATgcattgacaaatttgggATACTGGTCCAGTGGcgtttttaaaatttcaatcaaGCTACctgtttttattatttcaaaaattacatCTTCTATCCAATGATTAGAACCACATGGCAATTTTACttgaaatatttcatacAATCTAACCAACTTATCAAATCTAACGCCTCTAACGCAATTTACATAGGTAGATTCGAGAGATTTAGATAAAACATCCACCAGACGATCATTCAACAATGATGATTCATAGAGCTGAACTGCAAAGTGGTATAGattgtcaaatttagaGACACCAGCAAAATCCTTCAAATTATTGACTGATAACACAGCTTCAACAATATGTTCAGAGTCTAAACTGTTCAAATTATACCACTTGAGAATAATTGTGAGGTCATGTACATCAAATAACTGAAACAAGTTACCGCAATTGGATGTCTGTTTGTGTAACAATGATATCATATGGCTCACATTTACATCAAAGAGCTTTAGCATTTTAATCACTTGCATCAGTTCCACAACTTTTGTGCTgcaatttagcaattttgTAATCTGCGAGTGTGCAATGTGTGCTATGTATGAGTTTCTTATGTTGCATTTGAACAAGGCGTTTAAAATCATGCTGATGCTCTTTAAATAGCATTCCACTGAAAGCAATTCACTCAATCTACCCTCTAATAATTGAATCAAACGCGTATATTTGTCCAAAGGACTGCGTATAGCATGTAACATTGTACATATGTCGTACATATTCATGGAGTTCAAGAAATTATCCATACACAACATCCACAGCTCCCTTACATCGTCACCGAAATAATGTAGTTCATTGTagtaataaaatatacGCGTGATCCCATGTATATCTTTCCCTGTAAGATCATATTGCAgtaatttaccaatatatTCCAGTGATACATCCAACACCAATTTGGTTTTGAATTCAAATTGACAAACTTGATGCTTATAAACTCCTG
The DNA window shown above is from Babesia microti strain RI chromosome III, complete genome and carries:
- a CDS encoding hypothetical protein (overlaps_old_locusTagID:BBM_III00100), translated to MSIKFNTLCSLIKKLQINTKNDIKRLERVVPSVINAIEEHPAHTSLLLYHLSKATSLYRIDYDCKTCKGLCKITFQVLSPHTFEALDRLSPKALAQILKIYSNCRNDTKITDQIQLRLCFFMLSCLKFPVKYFNTFNSWASEYRLSASDYLNLKNSALDQSKFYLPLVVHDVADLIQSLFQFLCHSKSNTTGVYKHQVCQFEFKTKLVLDVSLEYIGKLLQYDLTGKDIHGITRIFYYYNELHYFGDDVRELWMLCMDNFLNSMNMYDICTMLHAIRSPLDKYTRLIQLLEGRLSELLSVECYLKSISMILNALFKCNIRNSYIAHIAHSQITKLLNCSTKVVELMQVIKMLKLFDVNVSHMISLLHKQTSNCGNLFQLFDVHDLTIILKWYNLNSLDSEHIVEAVLSVNNLKDFAGVSKFDNLYHFAVQLYESSLLNDRLVDVLSKSLESTYVNCVRGVRFDKLVRLYEIFQVKLPCGSNHWIEDVIFEIIKTGSLIEILKTPLDQYPKFVNALKRRIETDSSISNDVGLNLIIKLCNNGALHNLSLLPIDCIIKQCNVEQLSCLLKYIPKKVLPILDIKSAINNTKHGPSNKNLALCIYKCILNGIRDEYAGLLIDYFIDCRFDGFKELMMICIIANLPNITQLHSVKIVEYFLSRYNSAQLLDHQKLKILNKLISISLRHQYYLADKLVAAGIELINGMEPSNEMAVFVSYVIRLDKYRNAVICNAVHTLLADYNIHGRNHCVLATMGFVGMQYWGNECIIKWLKLANSVVDNDSDFYTSIQLRLFVNTTLITLLELKLMDAIVNKAKTIEFGVSDNPIIREVEEAINYSTTRITMRPKVDILILSE